The following are encoded together in the Primulina tabacum isolate GXHZ01 chromosome 18, ASM2559414v2, whole genome shotgun sequence genome:
- the LOC142533546 gene encoding uncharacterized protein LOC142533546 isoform X1 produces MEGMGVRRRMVQSTLFPHKESSVKEAENCDLIQIEVGNGNKEEEVKEEEECGSIEKRRKTKRKPNSEKKTTPPGSSTKVKNISQETSSKEVDFDDPPITIKSSFFVKASERGQNKKQRNQLVHVDSPEKNDEFCSPSSSVANGKSTPQKPKRQHNASPKEEKMNSTPSKKTKNGSRKSCSTEIAFELTPDEQQLPTIPNLRLEAKLTAEENSRIFAGKQVHPFFTSWKSGKNNQDLTGSDSKWSFFEKKEKGIIFNPIHVFENVEEDHIKLDWGHLRFPETSVSDALYYQCSPVYEGSVESLSFDNYLSGSRFTRTSLHPNSHQSSIQLKEVSMWSLDQPECLHPITSSPSDGNRVLCDAYLKDVDMIRYNKEEILASSVQIAVDLTLESNDLFAGNSSCGNLDSNLQERIMSNYNTSHNQHENCLWTDKYRPHNAKQICGNGESVKFLSEWLQLWQKKGSPASRGYIDEDKCLTQDDGHYCLQSDCDSDTTDGDDSLKNVLLVTGPFGSGKSAAIYACAREHGFQIIEINASDWRNGALVKQKFGEAVESHWLQRTSGNPINSDKSLSMFFSPVNTKTHCPDMEVLEMTPLLDKEDSQNADALSDKITSGDNLADKCQNGNKTMILFEDVDATLCEDHGFISTIQQLAETAKRPMILTSNSNSPVLPKSLDRLELSFFLPSLKDLLGHISVICAAENIKIHPFLVERFVDHCQKDIRKTIMLLQFWCCGQSTKRGNKLYTTYNPVPFDLDAGHHILPKMIPWGYFSQLSEFVFKEVNSLVLTEEIPINCEELNDSIAENIRRKNDELDPFVAKKKAMLSLNTSHQDEAEYTAFDANLELFDSSCSPIAFGRQRRRRKTNTVLSSDSEDEFLGGSTLLDSGGLLDVDVKMLASHCLTTQIGPLPTELIYSSVVDKLEEHCFQLSEGVDYSCMDYICKSPNISCVPESSYVPETELIHDTDLYSTTVSYGHFANATAANSFVQDTLPVLEATVGAYYNESFHAIPTDQEMFGNHSETGVAFVYQEEVGESLSKCEADVPREYQVLDECSCVDFVSRLKSFDNQHKTDNVFDSVQESWNRLRSQCKDLRNYVTTEEKSYWQILKLSHGITDVISNTDILLNDCHTLLYDSLRPLMSPCEKTHSYSFHDDQLKMSSVLAQHGMCFYAKEIASLGSITGSAISLDLTTEMLSSSVSSIALGKLSSLERKMVELSDTKTTKSSNLLTCKSDPHICNIFESVVQSRSYLAVKGEAFHEYLSTLSQISRFETSRLSESVGNNKRRRARASRHYLTSGSSTMSLEEISYLEQYNAYKLDASLGYENFR; encoded by the exons ATGGAGGGGATGGGAGTCAGGCGGCGAATGGTACAATCCACGCTCTTTCCTCACAAGGAGAGCTCAGTCAAGGAAGCTGAGAATTGCGATCTGATCCAAATCGAGGTTGGAAACGGGAATAAAGAAGAGGAGGTGAAGGAAGAGGAGGAGTGTGGCAGCATAGAAAAACGCAGGAAAACTAAGAGAAAGCCTAATTCTGAAAAAAAAACGACACCGCCAGGTTCTTCTACAAAG GTTAAAAATATTAGCCAGGAGACTTCAAGCAAAGAAGTGGACTTTGATGATCCCCCAATTACTATTA AGTCAAGTTTTTTTGTGAAGGCCTCTGAACGGGGGCAGAACAAGAAGCAGCGAAACCAGCTGGTCCATGTTGATTCACCTgaaaaaaatgatgaattttgtTCGCCTTCAAGCTCCGTTGCCA ATGGAAAAAGTACACCTCAGAAGCCAAAGAGGCAGCATAACGCTAGTCCAAAAGAGGAAAAAATGAACTCAACGCCGAGCAAAAAGACAAAAAATGGTTCCAGAAAGTCGTGTTCAACTGAAATTGCATTTGAACTTACACCGGATGAACAACAGTTGCCAACAATCCCTAATCTAAGATTGGAGGCAAAATTGACTGCAGAG GAAAATTCTCGTATATTTGCTGGAAAACAAGTACATCCATTTTTCACATCATGGAAATCGGGGAAAAACAACCAAGACTTGACTGGTTCAGATAGCAAGTGGTCCTTTTTTGAGAAAAAGGAGAAAGGCATTATTTTCAATCCTATCCATGTATTTGAAAATGTTGAG GAGGACCACATAAAGCTTGATTGGGGACATTTGCGATTTCCAGAAACAAGTGTCAGCGATGCTCTTTACTATCAATGCTCTCCAGTTTATGAAGGATCAGTTGAGTCTTTGAGTTTTGATAATTATTTGAGTGGCTCTCGTTTCACACGAACTTCATTACACCCAAACTCTCATCAGAGCTCTATTCAACTGAAAGAGGTTTCAATGTGGTCGCTTGATCAACCTGAATGTTTACATCCTATTACATCCTCACCATCGGATGGTAATAGAGTACTATGTGATGCATACCTGAAGGATGTGGATATGATAAGATACAACAAAGAAGAGATACTTGCTTCATCAGTTCAAATTGCAGTG GATCTCACACTTGAAAGCAATGATTTATTTGCTGGAAATTCTAGCTGCGGAAACTTGGATTCCAACCTCCAGGAAAG GATTATGTCTAATTACAATACCAGTCACAATCAGCATGAAAATTGCCTATGGACCGACAAATACCGACCTCATAATGCCAAGCAG ATATGTGGTAATGGTGAATCAGTGAAGTTTTTAAGTGAATGGCTTCAACTCTGGCAGAAAAAGGGTTCTCCGGCGAGTAGGGGTTACATTGATGAAGATAAATGCCTCACTCAAGATGATGGTCACTACTGTCTGCAAAGTGACTGTGACTCAGATACTACAGATGGTGACGACAGCTTGAAGAACGTTCTCTTAGTTACTGGACCGTTTGGG AGTGGGAAGTCTGCTGCTATCTATGCTTGTGCAAGAGAACATGGATTTCAGATAATTGAG ATTAATGCATCAGATTGGAGAAATGGAGCTCTTGTAAAGCAAAAATTTGGCGAGGCTGTGGAATCTCATTGGCTTCAACG AACATCAGGAAACCCTATAAATTCGGACAAGTCTCTTTCAATGTTCTTTTCGCCTGTCAATACCAAGACTCATTGCCCTGACATGGAAGTTTTGGAGATGACACCTTTATTGGATAAGGAAGATTCACAAAATGCTGATGCATTGTCGGACAAAATAACCTCAGGAGATAACCTTGCTGATAAGTGTCAAAATGGGAATAAGACAATGATTCTTTTTGAGGATGTGGATGCTACTCTATGTGAAGATCATGGTTTTATATCGACTATACAACAACTAGCAGAGACTGCAAAGCGGCCCATGATATTAACTAGCAACA GTAATAGTCCTGTCCTCCCTAAGAGTTTGGACAGGTTAGAGTTGAGCTTTTTTCTGCCATCATTGAAAGATCTTCTTGGACATATTAGTGTG ATTTGTGCTgcagaaaatatcaaaatccaTCCTTTCTTGGTGGAAAGATTTGTCGATCATTGTCAAAAAGACATTCGTAAAACCATCATGCTTCTTCAGTTTTGGTGCTGTGGACAAAGTACGAAGAGAG GCAATAAACTTTATACAACATACAACCCGGTTCCTTTTGATCTTGACGCTGGGCACCACATCCTACCTAAAATGATCCCCTGGGGATACTTTTCACAGCTTTCCGAGTTTGTGTTTAAGGAGGTTAATTCTTTAGTTTTGACAGAAGAAATCCCAATTAATTGTGAGGAACTAAATGACAGTATAGCAGAAAATATCCGTAGGAAGAATGATGAACTAGATCCCTTTGTGGCGAAAAAGAAAGCAATGTTAAGCTTGAACACATCGCATCAGGATGAAGCTGAATATACAGCTTTTGATGCCAACCTTGAGCTTTTCGATTCTTCTTGCTCCCCTATTGCATTTGGACGGCAACGTCGTCGGAGAAAAACCAATACAGTTCTTTCTTCAGATTCTGAAGATGAGTTTTTGGGTGGCAGTACTCTCCTAGATTCAGGTGGATTACTAGATGTcgatgtcaaaatgctagcttCCCATTGCTTAACGACTCAAATAGGCCCCCTTCCAACTGAGCTAATCTACAGTTCTGTTGTAGACAAGTTGGAAGAACACTGTTTTCAGCTTTCTGAAGGAGTTGATTATTCATGTATGGATTACATCTGCAAGTCACCCAACATATCGTGTGTGCCAGAATCATCATATGTTCCCGAGACAGAGCTTATCCATGATACAGATCTATACTCAACAACAGTATCTTATGGTCATTTTGCAAATGCAACTGCTGCTAATTCATTTGTCCAAGATACATTACCTGTCCTGGAAGCTACAGTTGGTGCCTACTATAATGAATCATTCCATGCAATTCCCACTGACCAGGAAATGTTTGGAAATCATTCTGAGACTGGTGTAGCTTTTGTCTATCAAGAGGAGGTTGGAGAGTCTCTATCAAAATGTGAGGCAGATGTCCCAAGAGAGTATCAAGTGTTAGACGAGTGTAGTTGTGTGGATTTTGTAAGTAGATTGAAATCCTTTGACAACCAACATAAAACTGATAATGTTTTTGATTCTGTGCAAGAATCCTGGAATCGGTTGCGTAGTCAATGCAAGGACTTGAGGAATTATGTCACTACAGAGGAGAAAAGTTATTGGCAAATTCTGAAATTGTCGCATGGAATAACTGATGTAATTTCAAACACCGATATCTTACTCAATGATTGCCACACTCTACTCTAT GATTCTTTGCGACCATTGATGAGTCCATGTGAAAAAACTCATTCATATAGTTTTCATGATGACCAATTGAAGATGTCATCTGTTCTTGCTCAACATGGGATGTGTTTTTATGCCAAGGAAATTGCGTCTTTAGGGTCAATCACAGGATCTGCAATCAGCTTGGATCTGACCACAGAAATGCTATCATCCTCAGTAAGCTCGATTGCGCTTGGGAAATTGTCTAGTCTGGAGCGCAAAATGGTTGAGTTATCAGACACAAAAACAACCAAAAGCTCCAATCTCTTAACATG CAAATCAGATCCACATATTTGCAATATATTCGAATCTGTAGTTCAATCGAGATCATACCTAGCAGTGAAGGGTGAAGCATTTCATGAATACCTTTCAACATTAAGCCAGATTTCAAGATTTGAAACCTCTCGTTTATCTGAAAGCGTTGGCAATAACAAACGAAGAAG AGCCCGTGCTTCTCGCCATTATTTGACTTCCGGCTCATCAACAATGTCATTAGAAGAAATATCCTACCTGGAGCAatacaatgcctacaaattggATGCTTCTCTTGGCTATGAAAATTTCAGATGA
- the LOC142533546 gene encoding uncharacterized protein LOC142533546 isoform X2, protein MEGMGVRRRMVQSTLFPHKESSVKEAENCDLIQIEVGNGNKEEEVKEEEECGSIEKRRKTKRKPNSEKKTTPPGSSTKVKNISQETSSKEVDFDDPPITIKSSFFVKASERGQNKKQRNQLVHVDSPEKNDEFCSPSSSVANGKSTPQKPKRQHNASPKEEKMNSTPSKKTKNGSRKSCSTEIAFELTPDEQQLPTIPNLRLEAKLTAEENSRIFAGKQVHPFFTSWKSGKNNQDLTGSDSKWSFFEKKEKGIIFNPIHVFENVEEDHIKLDWGHLRFPETSVSDALYYQCSPVYEGSSSIQLKEVSMWSLDQPECLHPITSSPSDGNRVLCDAYLKDVDMIRYNKEEILASSVQIAVDLTLESNDLFAGNSSCGNLDSNLQERIMSNYNTSHNQHENCLWTDKYRPHNAKQICGNGESVKFLSEWLQLWQKKGSPASRGYIDEDKCLTQDDGHYCLQSDCDSDTTDGDDSLKNVLLVTGPFGSGKSAAIYACAREHGFQIIEINASDWRNGALVKQKFGEAVESHWLQRTSGNPINSDKSLSMFFSPVNTKTHCPDMEVLEMTPLLDKEDSQNADALSDKITSGDNLADKCQNGNKTMILFEDVDATLCEDHGFISTIQQLAETAKRPMILTSNSNSPVLPKSLDRLELSFFLPSLKDLLGHISVICAAENIKIHPFLVERFVDHCQKDIRKTIMLLQFWCCGQSTKRGNKLYTTYNPVPFDLDAGHHILPKMIPWGYFSQLSEFVFKEVNSLVLTEEIPINCEELNDSIAENIRRKNDELDPFVAKKKAMLSLNTSHQDEAEYTAFDANLELFDSSCSPIAFGRQRRRRKTNTVLSSDSEDEFLGGSTLLDSGGLLDVDVKMLASHCLTTQIGPLPTELIYSSVVDKLEEHCFQLSEGVDYSCMDYICKSPNISCVPESSYVPETELIHDTDLYSTTVSYGHFANATAANSFVQDTLPVLEATVGAYYNESFHAIPTDQEMFGNHSETGVAFVYQEEVGESLSKCEADVPREYQVLDECSCVDFVSRLKSFDNQHKTDNVFDSVQESWNRLRSQCKDLRNYVTTEEKSYWQILKLSHGITDVISNTDILLNDCHTLLYDSLRPLMSPCEKTHSYSFHDDQLKMSSVLAQHGMCFYAKEIASLGSITGSAISLDLTTEMLSSSVSSIALGKLSSLERKMVELSDTKTTKSSNLLTCKSDPHICNIFESVVQSRSYLAVKGEAFHEYLSTLSQISRFETSRLSESVGNNKRRRARASRHYLTSGSSTMSLEEISYLEQYNAYKLDASLGYENFR, encoded by the exons ATGGAGGGGATGGGAGTCAGGCGGCGAATGGTACAATCCACGCTCTTTCCTCACAAGGAGAGCTCAGTCAAGGAAGCTGAGAATTGCGATCTGATCCAAATCGAGGTTGGAAACGGGAATAAAGAAGAGGAGGTGAAGGAAGAGGAGGAGTGTGGCAGCATAGAAAAACGCAGGAAAACTAAGAGAAAGCCTAATTCTGAAAAAAAAACGACACCGCCAGGTTCTTCTACAAAG GTTAAAAATATTAGCCAGGAGACTTCAAGCAAAGAAGTGGACTTTGATGATCCCCCAATTACTATTA AGTCAAGTTTTTTTGTGAAGGCCTCTGAACGGGGGCAGAACAAGAAGCAGCGAAACCAGCTGGTCCATGTTGATTCACCTgaaaaaaatgatgaattttgtTCGCCTTCAAGCTCCGTTGCCA ATGGAAAAAGTACACCTCAGAAGCCAAAGAGGCAGCATAACGCTAGTCCAAAAGAGGAAAAAATGAACTCAACGCCGAGCAAAAAGACAAAAAATGGTTCCAGAAAGTCGTGTTCAACTGAAATTGCATTTGAACTTACACCGGATGAACAACAGTTGCCAACAATCCCTAATCTAAGATTGGAGGCAAAATTGACTGCAGAG GAAAATTCTCGTATATTTGCTGGAAAACAAGTACATCCATTTTTCACATCATGGAAATCGGGGAAAAACAACCAAGACTTGACTGGTTCAGATAGCAAGTGGTCCTTTTTTGAGAAAAAGGAGAAAGGCATTATTTTCAATCCTATCCATGTATTTGAAAATGTTGAG GAGGACCACATAAAGCTTGATTGGGGACATTTGCGATTTCCAGAAACAAGTGTCAGCGATGCTCTTTACTATCAATGCTCTCCAGTTTATGAAGGATCA AGCTCTATTCAACTGAAAGAGGTTTCAATGTGGTCGCTTGATCAACCTGAATGTTTACATCCTATTACATCCTCACCATCGGATGGTAATAGAGTACTATGTGATGCATACCTGAAGGATGTGGATATGATAAGATACAACAAAGAAGAGATACTTGCTTCATCAGTTCAAATTGCAGTG GATCTCACACTTGAAAGCAATGATTTATTTGCTGGAAATTCTAGCTGCGGAAACTTGGATTCCAACCTCCAGGAAAG GATTATGTCTAATTACAATACCAGTCACAATCAGCATGAAAATTGCCTATGGACCGACAAATACCGACCTCATAATGCCAAGCAG ATATGTGGTAATGGTGAATCAGTGAAGTTTTTAAGTGAATGGCTTCAACTCTGGCAGAAAAAGGGTTCTCCGGCGAGTAGGGGTTACATTGATGAAGATAAATGCCTCACTCAAGATGATGGTCACTACTGTCTGCAAAGTGACTGTGACTCAGATACTACAGATGGTGACGACAGCTTGAAGAACGTTCTCTTAGTTACTGGACCGTTTGGG AGTGGGAAGTCTGCTGCTATCTATGCTTGTGCAAGAGAACATGGATTTCAGATAATTGAG ATTAATGCATCAGATTGGAGAAATGGAGCTCTTGTAAAGCAAAAATTTGGCGAGGCTGTGGAATCTCATTGGCTTCAACG AACATCAGGAAACCCTATAAATTCGGACAAGTCTCTTTCAATGTTCTTTTCGCCTGTCAATACCAAGACTCATTGCCCTGACATGGAAGTTTTGGAGATGACACCTTTATTGGATAAGGAAGATTCACAAAATGCTGATGCATTGTCGGACAAAATAACCTCAGGAGATAACCTTGCTGATAAGTGTCAAAATGGGAATAAGACAATGATTCTTTTTGAGGATGTGGATGCTACTCTATGTGAAGATCATGGTTTTATATCGACTATACAACAACTAGCAGAGACTGCAAAGCGGCCCATGATATTAACTAGCAACA GTAATAGTCCTGTCCTCCCTAAGAGTTTGGACAGGTTAGAGTTGAGCTTTTTTCTGCCATCATTGAAAGATCTTCTTGGACATATTAGTGTG ATTTGTGCTgcagaaaatatcaaaatccaTCCTTTCTTGGTGGAAAGATTTGTCGATCATTGTCAAAAAGACATTCGTAAAACCATCATGCTTCTTCAGTTTTGGTGCTGTGGACAAAGTACGAAGAGAG GCAATAAACTTTATACAACATACAACCCGGTTCCTTTTGATCTTGACGCTGGGCACCACATCCTACCTAAAATGATCCCCTGGGGATACTTTTCACAGCTTTCCGAGTTTGTGTTTAAGGAGGTTAATTCTTTAGTTTTGACAGAAGAAATCCCAATTAATTGTGAGGAACTAAATGACAGTATAGCAGAAAATATCCGTAGGAAGAATGATGAACTAGATCCCTTTGTGGCGAAAAAGAAAGCAATGTTAAGCTTGAACACATCGCATCAGGATGAAGCTGAATATACAGCTTTTGATGCCAACCTTGAGCTTTTCGATTCTTCTTGCTCCCCTATTGCATTTGGACGGCAACGTCGTCGGAGAAAAACCAATACAGTTCTTTCTTCAGATTCTGAAGATGAGTTTTTGGGTGGCAGTACTCTCCTAGATTCAGGTGGATTACTAGATGTcgatgtcaaaatgctagcttCCCATTGCTTAACGACTCAAATAGGCCCCCTTCCAACTGAGCTAATCTACAGTTCTGTTGTAGACAAGTTGGAAGAACACTGTTTTCAGCTTTCTGAAGGAGTTGATTATTCATGTATGGATTACATCTGCAAGTCACCCAACATATCGTGTGTGCCAGAATCATCATATGTTCCCGAGACAGAGCTTATCCATGATACAGATCTATACTCAACAACAGTATCTTATGGTCATTTTGCAAATGCAACTGCTGCTAATTCATTTGTCCAAGATACATTACCTGTCCTGGAAGCTACAGTTGGTGCCTACTATAATGAATCATTCCATGCAATTCCCACTGACCAGGAAATGTTTGGAAATCATTCTGAGACTGGTGTAGCTTTTGTCTATCAAGAGGAGGTTGGAGAGTCTCTATCAAAATGTGAGGCAGATGTCCCAAGAGAGTATCAAGTGTTAGACGAGTGTAGTTGTGTGGATTTTGTAAGTAGATTGAAATCCTTTGACAACCAACATAAAACTGATAATGTTTTTGATTCTGTGCAAGAATCCTGGAATCGGTTGCGTAGTCAATGCAAGGACTTGAGGAATTATGTCACTACAGAGGAGAAAAGTTATTGGCAAATTCTGAAATTGTCGCATGGAATAACTGATGTAATTTCAAACACCGATATCTTACTCAATGATTGCCACACTCTACTCTAT GATTCTTTGCGACCATTGATGAGTCCATGTGAAAAAACTCATTCATATAGTTTTCATGATGACCAATTGAAGATGTCATCTGTTCTTGCTCAACATGGGATGTGTTTTTATGCCAAGGAAATTGCGTCTTTAGGGTCAATCACAGGATCTGCAATCAGCTTGGATCTGACCACAGAAATGCTATCATCCTCAGTAAGCTCGATTGCGCTTGGGAAATTGTCTAGTCTGGAGCGCAAAATGGTTGAGTTATCAGACACAAAAACAACCAAAAGCTCCAATCTCTTAACATG CAAATCAGATCCACATATTTGCAATATATTCGAATCTGTAGTTCAATCGAGATCATACCTAGCAGTGAAGGGTGAAGCATTTCATGAATACCTTTCAACATTAAGCCAGATTTCAAGATTTGAAACCTCTCGTTTATCTGAAAGCGTTGGCAATAACAAACGAAGAAG AGCCCGTGCTTCTCGCCATTATTTGACTTCCGGCTCATCAACAATGTCATTAGAAGAAATATCCTACCTGGAGCAatacaatgcctacaaattggATGCTTCTCTTGGCTATGAAAATTTCAGATGA
- the LOC142533547 gene encoding WAT1-related protein At4g08300-like, producing the protein MGCQSLWGLLKSPFLNKLKPYLAMVSLQFGYSGMYIIALVALKGGFSHWILVVYRHAIATLVFAPFAYFLERKTRPKVTKSILLKIAVLAFLEPVLDQNLYYMGMQYTSATFASAIVNVLPAFTFILAVIFRLEKVNLKKTYSLAKVIGTLATVAGAMIMTLYKGPIVDILWYSHGGGHQKTAAVSADQHWITGTIMVLSCIVGWSMFFILQNKTLKEYPAELSLTSLICLMGTVEGGIVAAIAEPHRSAWVIGFDLRLLAAAYAGIVCSGIAYYLQSVVNKARGPVFVTAFSPLSMIITAILGAIVLSEQVHLGSLIGAVVIVFGLYSVIWGKSKENVDSKGLTSDMTKAHKLSDGVGIKNQVILDKDIEIGANSKFLSLQKT; encoded by the exons ATGGGTTGCCAAAGTCTATGGGGACTCCTAAAATCGCCTTTTCTCAACAAGTTGAAGCCTTATCTGGCCATGGTTTCGCTTCAATTTGGCTACTCCGGAATGTACATCATCGCCCTTGTTGCTTTGAAGGGTGGATTTAGTCACTGGATCTTGGTTGTCTATCGTCATGCAATTGCCACCCTAGTTTTTGCTCCATTCGCATATTTTCTTGAAag aAAAACAAGGCCTAAAGTGACAAAATCAATATTATTGAAGATAGCTGTGCTTGCTTTCCTCGA GCCGGTGCTGGACCAGAACCTGTATTATATGGGAATGCAGTATACGTCTGCTACATTTGCATCTGCCATTGTTAATGTTCTTCCTGCCTTCACTTTCATATTGGCAGTAATATTCAG GTTGGAGAAAGTCAATCTAAAAAAAACGTACAGCTTGGCTAAAGTGATCGGTACATTGGCGACAGTGGCGGGAGCAATGATAATGACATTATACAAAGGCCCCATTGTGGATATTCTGTGGTACTCTCACGGCGGCGGCCACCAAAAAACCGCTGCCGTCTCTGCTGATCAGCATTGGATCACAGGCACTATTATGGTGTTGTCTTGTATAGTGGGCTGGTCTATGTTCTTTATCTTGCAA AATAAAACATTGAAGGAATACCCAGCAGAACTATCTCTCACATCTTTGATATGTTTAATGGGGACGGTGGAAGGTGGAATAGTCGCCGCGATAGCGGAACCACACAGGAGTGCttgggttattggatttgatttaAGGCTTCTAGCTGCTGCATATGCT GGAATAGTTTGCTCTGGAATTGCATACTACCTGCAAAGTGTAGTGAACAAAGCAAGGGGTCCGGTGTTCGTTACCGCATTTAGCCCTTTGAGTATGATCATTACTGCTATCTTGGGAGCCATTGTTTTGTCCGAGCAGGTTCACCTTGGAAG TTTAATTGGAGCCGTCGTTATAGTGTTTGGACTTTACTCCGTGATATGGGGCAAAAGCAAAGAGAATGTTGATTCAAAGGGATTAACGAGTGATATGACTAAAGCCCATAAACTGTCTGATGGTGTCGGCATAAAAAATCAAGTGATTCTTGATAAAGATATCGAAATTGGTGCAAATTCAAAGTTTTTATCACTCCAAAAGACATGA